The proteins below come from a single Anaerolineales bacterium genomic window:
- a CDS encoding RNA polymerase sigma-70 factor has protein sequence MSDAPDARTDAFERQRRRLFGIAYRMLSSVMEAEDIVQEAYLRYQTASLEAIREPDAYLTRIVTNLCLDRLKSAAAQREVYVGEWLPEPLPTPDDLTESESETISMAFLLILERLSPVERAVFLLHEVFDYSYAEIAVFVGKDEVACRQVLHRAKAHVMAQRPRYHAAPDAHQAILTKFVTAVTLGDMDGLLALLAEDAVGYSDGGGKVHASPKPIVGAAIVARLLVSSRRLISPETTLEVRTINGTAALILRVGGAAQSVISLETDGAKIQVVRIVLNLDKLRHL, from the coding sequence ATGAGTGATGCCCCAGACGCCCGAACCGATGCGTTCGAGCGACAGCGCCGCCGCTTGTTTGGGATTGCCTACCGGATGCTGAGCAGTGTCATGGAGGCGGAGGATATTGTCCAAGAGGCGTACCTCCGCTACCAAACTGCCTCCCTAGAGGCAATTCGTGAGCCGGATGCCTATCTGACGCGCATCGTCACGAATTTGTGCTTGGATCGGTTGAAATCGGCAGCGGCGCAGCGCGAGGTTTATGTAGGGGAGTGGCTGCCCGAACCGCTTCCCACCCCCGATGACCTTACCGAGAGTGAATCTGAGACAATCTCGATGGCATTTTTGCTCATCCTTGAACGGTTATCTCCGGTGGAACGGGCAGTATTCCTTCTCCATGAGGTGTTCGATTACAGCTACGCCGAGATCGCCGTGTTTGTGGGGAAAGATGAGGTAGCGTGCCGTCAAGTGCTGCACCGCGCAAAGGCACACGTCATGGCGCAGCGTCCCCGCTACCATGCCGCCCCGGACGCCCATCAAGCGATCTTGACGAAGTTTGTCACGGCGGTGACGCTGGGCGATATGGATGGCTTGCTGGCACTGCTGGCAGAGGACGCGGTGGGATACTCGGATGGCGGGGGGAAAGTCCACGCCTCACCAAAACCCATTGTGGGGGCGGCGATCGTTGCCCGTTTGCTGGTGAGTTCGCGGCGGCTTATTTCGCCAGAGACAACGCTTGAGGTGCGGACGATCAATGGCACAGCGGCATTGATCTTGCGGGTAGGGGGCGCTGCCCAATCGGTGATCTCTTTAGAGACAGATGGGGCGAAAATTCAGGTGGTGCGCATCGTCTTGAATCTTGACAAATTGCGCCACCTGTAG
- the sucC gene encoding ADP-forming succinate--CoA ligase subunit beta, producing MDLFEYQGKQYFAKYGIPVSPGKAADTIEDAVSAAESLGYPVVVKAQVQVGGRGKAGGIKLANNAEETRTHATNILNMDIKGHIVRRVWIEKASDIKKEYYASFTLDRSAKKYLGMLSAKGGIDIEQVAAEDPAAIARIYVDPVIGLTPETCRAWVEAAHLDAEAHDGAVDILLKLYTCYTKGDADLVEINPLILTPAGKVHALDAKVSLDDSAAERHPEWDEYRGLEQLDEREKLAKEKDLQYVGLDGTVGIIANGAGLAMSTVDIVNQVGGKPANFLDIGGGANAQVMVNALNVINTDPKVQAIFINIFGGITRCDEVARGIIEAMGQVTLRAPIIARLDGTNAQQGREILKQNESDRLIMMPDMLSAAKRAVELAAKS from the coding sequence GTGGATTTATTTGAATATCAAGGGAAACAGTATTTCGCCAAATACGGGATTCCCGTCTCGCCCGGCAAAGCCGCCGATACCATAGAAGATGCCGTTAGCGCGGCGGAATCATTGGGCTATCCCGTTGTAGTGAAGGCACAAGTACAAGTAGGCGGGCGCGGCAAAGCTGGTGGCATCAAACTGGCGAACAATGCCGAGGAAACACGCACCCATGCCACAAATATCTTGAACATGGATATTAAAGGGCATATCGTCCGCCGTGTATGGATCGAGAAAGCATCCGACATTAAAAAAGAGTATTACGCCTCTTTTACGTTGGATCGCAGCGCGAAGAAATATTTGGGAATGCTCTCGGCAAAGGGCGGTATAGACATTGAACAAGTTGCCGCCGAAGACCCCGCTGCCATTGCCCGCATTTATGTTGATCCGGTGATCGGTTTGACCCCAGAGACGTGCCGCGCTTGGGTAGAGGCGGCTCACTTAGACGCCGAAGCGCACGACGGCGCGGTGGATATTCTACTCAAACTCTACACCTGTTATACCAAAGGCGACGCCGATCTTGTTGAGATCAATCCCCTGATCCTCACCCCCGCTGGCAAGGTTCACGCCCTTGATGCAAAGGTTTCGCTCGATGACAGCGCGGCGGAACGTCACCCCGAATGGGACGAATACCGAGGCTTGGAACAGCTTGACGAACGCGAAAAGCTGGCGAAAGAAAAAGACCTTCAATACGTTGGGCTGGATGGGACAGTGGGGATCATCGCCAACGGTGCGGGGCTGGCAATGAGTACCGTCGATATTGTCAATCAGGTGGGCGGCAAGCCGGCGAACTTTCTCGATATTGGCGGTGGGGCGAACGCCCAGGTCATGGTGAACGCTCTCAATGTGATCAACACCGATCCGAAGGTGCAGGCGATCTTCATCAATATTTTCGGCGGGATCACCCGCTGCGATGAAGTAGCGCGGGGAATCATCGAAGCGATGGGACAGGTCACCCTTCGTGCGCCGATCATTGCCCGGTTGGACGGCACGAACGCCCAACAGGGACGCGAAATCTTGAAACAAAACGAGTCTGATCGCTTGATCATGATGCCGGACATGCTGAGCGCGGCAAAACGCGCTGTCGAATTGGCGGCAAAGAGCTAA
- the sucD gene encoding succinate--CoA ligase subunit alpha, whose translation MAIFVNETTRVVVQGLTGSQGRFYGLRNKAYGTKVVAGTNPKKAGTDVEGIPIRATVREAVQMDGANASFVIVPAFAAKASVLEAAEAGIPFIVCVTEHIPAHDQAMLYNELKHTYPNSRLLGPNCAGILSPGKCNIGFNPTEVSKPGGPVGIVSRSGTLAYQALYELTQAGIGQTTCVGIGGDPVPGMSFIDVLSAFQADSETEAIVMIGEIGGSAEEEAAAFIKANVTKPVVAYIAGVTAPAGKKMGHAGAIVSGGKGTAKAKMEALTEAGVSVALNPTEIGGLVKTVLKR comes from the coding sequence ATGGCTATTTTCGTCAATGAAACCACCCGCGTTGTTGTGCAAGGGCTAACCGGCAGTCAGGGGCGCTTCTATGGCTTGCGCAACAAAGCCTATGGGACAAAAGTTGTCGCCGGAACAAACCCCAAAAAAGCTGGTACAGATGTGGAGGGTATTCCGATTCGCGCCACCGTCCGCGAGGCTGTTCAAATGGACGGCGCGAATGCCTCGTTCGTCATCGTCCCCGCGTTTGCAGCAAAGGCGTCTGTCTTAGAAGCGGCAGAAGCAGGAATCCCGTTCATCGTTTGCGTGACAGAGCATATCCCCGCCCATGATCAGGCAATGCTCTATAACGAACTCAAACACACCTACCCCAACTCCCGCCTCTTGGGTCCAAACTGCGCTGGCATCCTCAGCCCGGGCAAGTGCAATATCGGCTTTAACCCCACCGAAGTGAGCAAACCCGGCGGTCCCGTCGGGATCGTCAGCCGTTCGGGGACGCTTGCCTACCAAGCGCTCTACGAGCTAACACAAGCTGGTATTGGGCAGACAACCTGCGTTGGCATTGGCGGCGATCCGGTGCCGGGGATGAGTTTCATCGATGTCCTAAGCGCCTTTCAAGCCGACTCCGAAACCGAGGCAATCGTCATGATCGGGGAAATCGGCGGATCGGCAGAGGAAGAAGCGGCAGCCTTCATCAAGGCGAATGTCACCAAGCCTGTCGTTGCCTATATCGCCGGAGTTACCGCCCCCGCCGGCAAAAAGATGGGTCACGCCGGGGCGATTGTCTCTGGTGGAAAGGGGACGGCGAAGGCGAAGATGGAAGCGCTTACCGAAGCCGGCGTTTCTGTCGCTCTTAACCCAACAGAAATCGGCGGGCTGGTCAAAACCGTTCTCAAACGCTAA
- a CDS encoding FAD-dependent oxidoreductase: MTMQQVTILGGGYAGILAALRLQRKAEVTLISREATFGERVRFHEMAAGERRTYPIAAFLRGTGVRFLQAGVTGIDPNAQRLTTTEGMFSYETLIYALGSSTDRNSVPGVRQYAYTLDSDHLGRLNTALRQGGSLVICGGGLTGIEAAAEFAEAFPAINVTLLTRGVVGEGLSEKGRAYLRAVFQRLGITLREHTGVTRVTADEVLTEEGRIGYDHLLWAGAFTVPTLAREAGIAVNERGQVRVDSTLRSISHRAIFAVGDSAALDGIRMGCVTAMPMGAHAASNILRRMGNERPFRFAYPGQNISLGRRAGLIQLTRADDTPRERILTGRVAALIKEAVCRFTTAALRVERRFPGAYQWLRATLPSAQPEPTEEPTELTWSPV, from the coding sequence ATGACCATGCAGCAGGTAACTATTCTAGGCGGGGGCTACGCGGGGATTCTTGCTGCGCTTCGCTTACAGCGCAAGGCAGAAGTCACACTGATCAGCCGCGAGGCAACCTTTGGCGAGCGGGTTCGTTTTCATGAGATGGCGGCGGGCGAGAGGCGCACCTACCCTATTGCCGCATTTCTGCGGGGGACGGGTGTGCGTTTCCTTCAGGCAGGTGTGACGGGCATTGACCCCAACGCCCAGCGGCTGACAACGACGGAGGGGATGTTTTCCTATGAGACGCTGATCTATGCCTTAGGGAGCAGCACAGATCGAAATAGCGTGCCGGGGGTGCGCCAGTATGCCTACACCTTAGATAGCGATCACCTTGGACGGCTGAATACAGCCCTTCGGCAAGGAGGATCTTTGGTGATCTGTGGCGGCGGGTTGACGGGGATTGAGGCGGCGGCGGAATTTGCCGAGGCGTTTCCAGCGATCAACGTTACCCTGCTGACTCGCGGCGTCGTTGGCGAAGGACTTTCCGAAAAGGGACGCGCCTACCTACGCGCTGTGTTCCAGCGGTTGGGAATCACCCTCCGCGAGCATACAGGCGTAACCCGCGTGACAGCCGATGAGGTGCTGACTGAGGAGGGGAGAATCGGTTATGATCATCTTCTGTGGGCGGGGGCGTTCACCGTCCCAACGCTGGCACGGGAGGCGGGTATTGCTGTGAATGAGCGTGGGCAAGTGCGCGTTGATTCAACACTGCGCTCAATCTCCCACCGCGCCATTTTTGCCGTTGGCGATAGCGCCGCGCTGGACGGCATTCGAATGGGCTGTGTCACGGCGATGCCGATGGGAGCGCACGCTGCCTCAAATATCTTACGAAGGATGGGCAATGAACGTCCCTTCCGCTTTGCCTATCCGGGACAGAACATCAGCCTCGGGCGGCGAGCGGGCTTGATCCAACTGACGCGGGCGGATGATACCCCTCGTGAGCGGATTCTCACCGGACGGGTGGCTGCGCTGATTAAAGAGGCGGTGTGCCGTTTCACGACTGCAGCGCTGCGGGTGGAACGCCGCTTTCCCGGAGCGTACCAATGGCTGCGGGCGACGCTGCCTTCTGCGCAGCCCGAACCGACAGAAGAACCAACAGAACTGACATGGAGTCCAGTATGA
- a CDS encoding metallophosphoesterase, producing MTKFWAIADTHLSFGKPRDMLRFGEKWMNHEARLADAWRRLIHADDVVLLPGDISWAQSISHVLPDLQWLTMLPGKKVLVRGNHDHWWDSGAKARHAAEPLGFHLLEGDALIIGGVVLCGAMGHLAPNDPYYRKDEKKDRYTRELLRLESAFKAAEALRQPNQPLIAMSHYPPLTSDGQRTGYTELISHYKPTYFLYGHLHHDKEWEIAVQGEFEGVHYALVAADYLAMTPRLIMEV from the coding sequence TTGACGAAATTTTGGGCTATCGCTGATACGCACCTCTCCTTTGGGAAACCACGCGACATGCTCCGTTTTGGCGAAAAGTGGATGAACCATGAGGCACGCCTTGCCGATGCCTGGCGCAGACTGATCCATGCCGACGATGTTGTCCTCCTCCCCGGTGATATTTCGTGGGCGCAGTCGATCTCTCATGTCCTCCCCGATCTCCAATGGCTGACGATGCTCCCCGGAAAAAAAGTCCTTGTGCGGGGCAACCATGATCATTGGTGGGATAGCGGGGCAAAAGCACGGCACGCCGCTGAGCCGTTGGGGTTTCACCTCTTAGAAGGTGATGCTTTGATCATCGGTGGGGTCGTCCTCTGTGGGGCGATGGGTCATCTTGCCCCTAATGATCCCTACTACCGCAAAGACGAGAAAAAAGATCGCTATACGCGGGAACTGCTCCGCTTAGAGTCCGCGTTCAAAGCAGCAGAGGCATTGCGCCAGCCCAACCAACCGTTGATCGCTATGTCGCACTACCCGCCGCTCACCTCCGATGGGCAACGCACTGGATATACCGAGTTAATCAGCCACTACAAACCGACGTATTTCCTCTATGGGCATCTCCACCATGACAAAGAATGGGAGATCGCTGTTCAGGGCGAGTTTGAGGGGGTTCACTATGCCCTTGTCGCCGCCGATTACTTGGCAATGACGCCTCGTCTGATTATGGAGGTATGA
- a CDS encoding tetratricopeptide repeat protein, giving the protein MATTNLRAYLGELNSLLEQEALEEVIGHCRHILQHFPKNVETYRILGQALLARGRNDEAVEVFQRVLGAIPDDLIGTFGMSRANEHRDPNAALWYMARTLDQEPHNDTFREELRALLASRDGDLPESIPLTRGALARLYLRGGMYTNAIAELISAYNESPQRADLGVLLAQAQWVSGDMVGAGETALRLLETNPDCLEGNKIFAAYWIRLGRPSDAAPFVSRLERLDPFAAWEAVHGEGASPPENAFSLPRLVWDARAAAQMATDVPDWVSSIGEVFEAPELFSPSTGIGGNTPFNTDASGTFTMPVGTKDPLGTGSLRKRTGITDMFNTPTEEAASGEAPDWFKDIAEDTGMGTPPLPLSGGATWLDEDDDLPNLSFDAAPSTADLGGAAWLADDDNGFPNLTLDAAPSTADLGGAAWLADDDASEDVPAVDPLAWLQTGQLTDPDATSTSLTAAEEDEPALDSLAWLQTGQLTDPDATSAPLTAAEEDEPALDSLAWLQTGQLIDPDTLPRSAQPIAAEEPDGLDVGWLLGEQPSPSAELFPNAADALATFDVQSAESALDAPMTFEREGDMPEDELALDFSFQSLELPAMPAPSAPELSGEFDFNADLAPDWLSSETPSNDFTELGTALDTLSLSETLSDKGETAPAAEGDLAFDWLSGGLDLPDTPTSALSSAESTEDDTLLTADALARDWLGDDATSLSTSVVLPAATAPDDLDWLAADLPPLPTTPPMLERSPELNFEAESLLEVGSERLDIDLSILEGFAPDIAPPDAAPDPMAWFQQFQATGEVPSAPLLGEEGDEAAAESAPAAALGVDFDSPEEALNFLLSDSPAEESSEERREASEADVLAWLQTENTAPSGDPLAALTLEREFGITTPPPAEAPPSAGLDWLNTTPAAQPQADWLQSMPAAAPAASTSTDLDEFAILFEANLPAFSPPDDAQSAAITPPMEIDWLAKAQGGEGGQPTPVLGTPLNETPADFGDSLDLGGGLTITPPETPAEPTRDDSELPLYKRKVTAALPTMITTPLSPPQESNEASPSWLTGDLFGEPAAATDTDGEDWRAGAEAQFENLIQATSERVNQPLDTGELIASDAALLSGDQPSWLTDFGEAVQDTLDTAPSPASIAMESVAESSFDLGSLFGEGGFTGTTSDSADASQPVDLSEALDAYRTQDAETEIAPAEGMPDWLQQARIGGEPDFLPGAAGDSLSGLEALDFGSLETFEASADPFAAPTGAETNQPPPANEGGTEGDGSDFTFTKLPAWKRKKK; this is encoded by the coding sequence ATGGCGACGACAAACCTTCGTGCCTATCTTGGCGAATTGAACAGCCTTCTTGAACAAGAAGCGCTGGAGGAAGTGATCGGTCACTGCCGCCATATTTTGCAGCACTTCCCCAAAAATGTAGAGACCTACCGTATCTTAGGGCAGGCACTTCTTGCACGGGGGCGCAACGACGAGGCTGTAGAGGTTTTTCAGCGCGTCCTCGGCGCTATCCCAGACGACCTGATCGGGACGTTTGGGATGAGCCGCGCCAACGAACACCGCGATCCAAACGCCGCCCTCTGGTATATGGCGCGGACGCTTGATCAAGAACCCCATAACGACACCTTTCGGGAGGAACTGCGGGCACTTCTTGCCTCACGGGATGGCGACCTTCCCGAATCAATCCCGCTCACACGGGGGGCGCTGGCACGCCTTTATCTGCGCGGCGGGATGTACACAAACGCCATAGCCGAACTGATCAGTGCCTATAACGAGTCGCCCCAACGTGCAGATTTGGGCGTCCTCTTGGCGCAAGCACAGTGGGTGAGTGGCGATATGGTTGGTGCGGGCGAGACGGCGCTCCGTCTTTTAGAAACGAATCCCGACTGCCTAGAGGGAAATAAAATCTTTGCCGCCTATTGGATCAGGCTAGGACGCCCCTCTGACGCCGCACCGTTTGTCTCTCGTCTGGAGCGACTTGATCCCTTCGCGGCTTGGGAGGCTGTTCACGGGGAGGGCGCGTCCCCACCGGAAAACGCTTTTAGCCTGCCCCGCCTTGTCTGGGATGCCCGTGCCGCTGCCCAAATGGCAACCGATGTCCCCGATTGGGTGTCCAGCATTGGCGAGGTGTTCGAGGCACCGGAATTATTCTCGCCAAGCACTGGCATTGGCGGAAATACCCCCTTTAACACCGATGCCAGTGGGACATTTACGATGCCCGTTGGGACGAAAGACCCGCTTGGTACAGGGTCGCTCCGCAAGCGCACGGGTATCACCGATATGTTCAACACCCCTACCGAAGAGGCTGCCTCTGGCGAAGCGCCGGATTGGTTTAAAGACATTGCCGAGGATACAGGGATGGGAACACCCCCTCTACCGCTCTCCGGCGGGGCGACCTGGCTAGACGAAGATGACGATTTGCCTAATTTGTCTTTTGATGCTGCGCCTAGCACCGCCGATCTAGGCGGCGCGGCATGGCTGGCAGACGATGACAATGGCTTTCCCAATCTCACCCTTGATGCCGCCCCTAGCACCGCTGATTTAGGCGGCGCAGCGTGGTTGGCAGACGATGACGCCAGCGAGGACGTTCCCGCCGTTGATCCGTTGGCATGGCTGCAAACTGGGCAACTCACCGATCCTGATGCCACCTCCACATCGCTCACCGCAGCGGAAGAAGACGAACCCGCCCTTGATTCGTTGGCATGGCTGCAAACTGGACAACTCACCGATCCTGATGCCACCTCCGCACCGCTCACCGCAGCGGAAGAAGACGAACCCGCCCTTGATTCGTTGGCATGGCTGCAAACTGGGCAACTCATCGATCCCGATACGCTGCCGCGGTCTGCTCAACCCATTGCCGCTGAAGAACCTGATGGCTTGGATGTTGGCTGGCTACTTGGGGAACAGCCCTCCCCTAGTGCCGAATTGTTCCCAAATGCGGCTGATGCCTTAGCCACATTTGATGTTCAGTCCGCCGAGTCCGCCCTTGACGCGCCAATGACCTTCGAGCGTGAAGGGGATATGCCAGAGGACGAACTTGCCCTAGACTTCAGCTTCCAAAGCCTTGAACTGCCTGCCATGCCCGCCCCATCCGCCCCTGAACTTAGTGGGGAGTTCGATTTTAATGCTGATCTCGCCCCTGATTGGCTCAGCAGCGAGACGCCCTCCAACGATTTCACCGAACTCGGCACAGCGCTTGACACCCTCAGCCTCTCTGAGACTCTCTCCGACAAAGGCGAAACCGCCCCTGCTGCCGAGGGCGACTTAGCGTTTGATTGGCTCAGCGGTGGCTTGGATTTACCCGACACCCCTACGTCAGCGCTCTCCTCGGCGGAAAGCACCGAGGATGATACGCTGCTAACCGCAGACGCCCTGGCGCGAGATTGGTTGGGTGATGATGCCACCAGCCTTAGTACATCGGTGGTGCTTCCCGCTGCTACCGCACCCGATGATCTAGACTGGCTGGCTGCCGATTTACCGCCCTTACCAACGACGCCCCCCATGCTGGAACGTTCCCCTGAGCTTAATTTTGAGGCGGAGTCCCTGCTGGAAGTGGGAAGCGAAAGGCTGGACATTGACTTATCCATTTTGGAAGGCTTTGCTCCCGATATAGCCCCGCCCGATGCCGCGCCCGATCCAATGGCGTGGTTTCAGCAGTTCCAAGCGACGGGCGAAGTACCTTCGGCGCCGCTCTTGGGAGAAGAAGGGGACGAAGCCGCCGCCGAAAGCGCTCCGGCGGCGGCTCTTGGTGTTGATTTTGACTCGCCGGAGGAGGCGCTCAACTTCCTGCTTAGTGATTCCCCCGCTGAAGAATCATCTGAGGAACGGCGCGAAGCCTCTGAAGCAGACGTGCTGGCATGGTTGCAAACGGAAAACACCGCTCCCTCTGGCGACCCGCTCGCTGCCCTGACGTTGGAACGTGAATTTGGGATCACCACGCCGCCGCCTGCCGAAGCCCCACCCTCTGCCGGATTGGATTGGCTGAACACTACTCCTGCTGCCCAACCCCAAGCCGATTGGCTGCAATCAATGCCCGCTGCCGCGCCTGCCGCGTCTACCAGTACCGATCTTGATGAATTTGCCATCCTGTTTGAAGCGAATTTGCCCGCCTTTAGCCCTCCTGATGATGCTCAATCTGCCGCGATCACTCCGCCTATGGAGATAGATTGGTTGGCGAAAGCGCAAGGGGGAGAAGGCGGACAACCAACGCCCGTCTTGGGAACGCCCCTGAACGAAACTCCCGCCGATTTCGGAGACTCGCTGGACTTGGGCGGCGGTCTGACAATCACCCCTCCCGAAACGCCGGCTGAACCAACCCGGGATGACAGTGAACTTCCGCTGTACAAACGCAAGGTGACGGCAGCCCTCCCGACCATGATCACGACACCGCTCAGCCCGCCTCAGGAATCGAATGAGGCAAGCCCCTCGTGGCTGACGGGCGATCTCTTTGGTGAGCCTGCCGCTGCGACAGACACAGATGGCGAGGATTGGCGTGCTGGCGCAGAGGCGCAGTTTGAAAACCTGATTCAAGCCACATCTGAGCGCGTGAACCAGCCGCTTGATACCGGCGAATTGATCGCTTCCGATGCGGCACTCCTCAGCGGCGATCAACCCTCGTGGCTGACTGATTTTGGCGAAGCAGTTCAGGACACCCTAGATACCGCGCCTTCACCAGCGTCTATTGCCATGGAGTCCGTTGCGGAGTCCTCCTTTGATTTGGGGTCACTCTTTGGCGAGGGTGGTTTCACCGGAACAACCAGCGACTCAGCAGATGCCTCTCAACCCGTTGATCTATCGGAAGCGCTGGATGCTTACAGAACACAGGATGCCGAGACAGAGATTGCCCCGGCGGAGGGGATGCCCGATTGGTTGCAACAGGCGCGGATTGGCGGTGAGCCTGATTTCCTGCCCGGCGCAGCGGGTGATTCACTCTCTGGTTTAGAGGCGCTCGATTTTGGCAGCTTGGAAACCTTCGAGGCAAGCGCTGATCCCTTTGCCGCCCCTACTGGCGCTGAGACAAACCAACCGCCGCCAGCCAACGAAGGTGGAACAGAAGGGGACGGCAGTGACTTTACCTTCACGAAACTGCCTGCATGGAAACGTAAAAAGAAGTGA